A single Mytilus trossulus isolate FHL-02 chromosome 12, PNRI_Mtr1.1.1.hap1, whole genome shotgun sequence DNA region contains:
- the LOC134693306 gene encoding sialin-like: MHISAVPSDDNLKGLKELYLQVPAEQNSEVLENITPPPSYDDCTTHKCLLQIKHKRIEKISIKQIKPTKCTNYDDITIKTSVFNRNSSFHEKFGEDTNPEEHASINQNNERCVLEKYVSCRWRVAFLALSGLIMQIAHRNCISVAIVCMTKEVVMNVTINGTVTSQIFKEYNWTSEMEGVILSSYFYGQIISPLISGMLCRHYGVRGPMTVYVLLSSLLLISTPFVAHYGAWGVIIIRSAQGFFGSGCLPMYSHLWSRWAPKQERSQLISLTFSGLDIGVIVAFTASGWLCTLWNHHGWPLIFYVFGAISILWCVVWLFFFTDLPEENSFISKQELKYIMSERSSEVSKHISTPWFKIFTSGPVFAMIMGMFTVAWGMTVVFSFLPKYMNDVLKYDIKQNGLYSSLPFLGRAFSIILVGRLTDYLLNRNKFTHTTMRKINQCGAGILGAAMIIPVSFLSEGDSFSAVMLITFSSMALGGTMSGSYANILEIFPSHVSTISGVAFAMNGIGQITAPIIIGQMIKKGSREEWIYVFISIGVVYIIGAIIYALLGNANSCEDNDVKITVSQEENIDSCNSGVQTISGNCTSLSPTNKQIVYSISECPVVYRTKNSYTYTL; the protein is encoded by the exons ATGCATATATCGGCAGTTCCTAGTGATGACAACTTAAAAG GATTGAAAGAATTGTACTTGCAAGTTCCAGCTGAGCAAAATTCGGAAGTGCTAGAAAATATTACACCACCTCCAAGCTACGACGACTGTACCACACACAAATGTCTcctacaaataaaacataaaaggaTAGAGAAAATTAGcatcaaacaaattaaacctacAAAGTGCACAAATTATGATGACATTACAATCAAGACATCAGTATTCAACAGAAATAGTtcatttcatgaaaaatttggAGAGGATACTAATCCGGAAGAACATGCCTCGATCAATCAGAACAATGAACGGTGTGTACTAGAAAAATACGTTTCTTGTAGATGGAGAGTTGCATTTCTGGCCCTCTCGGGTCTCATCATGCAAATAGCTCACAGAAACTGTATCAGTGTAGCAATAGTTTGTATGACAAAGGAAGTTGTGATGAACGTCACCATAAATGGAACAGTTACAAGTCAA atatttaaagaatataattGGACATCTGAAATGGAAGGGGTCATCTTGTCGTCCTATTTTTATGGACAAATTATATCGCCATTGATCTCCGGGATGCTATGTCGCCATTATGGTGTGCGAGGGCCAATGACGGTGTACGTTTTGTTGTCATCGTTATTGCTGATTTCAACTCCTTTTGTGGCACACTATGGAGCATGGGGAGTGATTATAATCAGGAGTGCGCAGGGATTTTTCGGG tcaGGTTGTCTACCTATGTATTCACATTTATGGTCTCGTTGGGCTCCGAAACAAGAACGAAGCCAACTTATTTCGCTTACATTTTCTG GATTGGACATTGGTGTCATCGTTGCTTTTACAGCTTCTGGATGGCTTTGTACATTATGGAATCATCATGGGTGGCCTctgatattttatgtttttg GTGCTATTTCAATATTGTGGTGTGTAGTTTGGCTATTCTTTTTCACTGACTTGCCAGAGGAAAATTCCTTCATTTCAAAGCAGGAATTAAAGTACATAATGTCAGAGCGTTCATCTGAAGTTAGCAAG CATATATCAACTCCgtggtttaaaatatttacttccGGTCCAGTATTTGCCATGATTATGGGGATGTTTACAGTGGCATGGGGAATGACAGTTGTGTTTTCTTTCCTTCCAAAATATATGAATGATGTTCTGAAATACGACATAAAGCAG aaTGGATTATATTCATCCCTACCGTTTCTTGGAAGAGCATTTTCAATTATCCTTGTTGGTAGATTGACAGATTACTTATTGAATAGAAATAAGTTTACACAtacaacaatgagaaaaattaaCCAGTGTGGGG ctGGAATTCTGGGAGCAGCTATGATAATACCCGTCAGTTTTCTATCTGAAGGAGATAGCTTTTCAGCTGTTATGTTAATAACATTTTCATCGATGGCTTTGGGAGGGACTATGTCTGGTTCTTATGCAAATATCCTGGAAATATTCCCTAG TCATGTATCTACAATTTCTGGTGTAGCTTTTGCAATGAATGGAATTGGCCAAATTACTGCTCCTATTATTATCGGACAGATGATTAAAAAg gGGAGCAGAGAAGAATggatatatgtttttatttcaattggtGTTGTTTATATTATTGGTGCTATAATTTATGCCTTACTTGGAAACGCTAACTCATGTGAAGACAATGACGTCAAAATAACAGTATCTCAAGAGGAAAATATTGATTCTTGCAATTCAGGTGTACAGACAATTTCCGGAAATTGTACGTCATTGTCACCAACAAATAAACAGATAGTATATTCAATTTCGGAATGTCCAGTAGTGTACAGGACAAAAAACTCTTACACTTACACTCTTTGA